One Sphingomicrobium marinum genomic window carries:
- a CDS encoding response regulator transcription factor yields the protein MAKILIVDNDELQIRLVRLSLEPAGHIVDALQDSEHVVEVIAHQNLDLLILNCDLPKESGVDLLRELRARITKFPVLVLTGWASQRDADLVDLARDGADDYLTKPHDPIDLQIKVESLLKKTSARP from the coding sequence ATGGCTAAGATTCTCATCGTTGATAATGATGAACTGCAAATAAGACTTGTCAGGTTGTCGCTCGAGCCGGCTGGTCATATCGTAGATGCACTGCAGGATAGTGAACATGTGGTCGAAGTCATTGCCCACCAGAATCTCGACTTGTTGATCTTGAACTGCGATTTGCCGAAAGAATCTGGCGTAGATCTCCTACGCGAGCTTCGCGCGCGCATCACAAAGTTCCCAGTCCTGGTTCTGACGGGTTGGGCAAGCCAGAGGGACGCAGACTTGGTTGACCTAGCTCGAGATGGAGCTGACGACTATTTGACTAAGCCACATGATCCGATCGACCTTCAAATTAAAGTCGAAAGCCTTTTGAAGAAAACCTCAGCACGGCCCTAA
- a CDS encoding MarR family transcriptional regulator → MPTNAFWSKENIVSIESQREQADLNRPMRPNEIAAAPIPVDGLRLEIQFVTGLIKSRSCRSSFLDESFFGEPGWDILLDLYLAHLNQTKLTIGSIGIDAKTPQTTVLRWLDRLEKNNQIERMSDPYDKRRIYIVLKEDLADQMHAWCAHEMMKALR, encoded by the coding sequence ATGCCGACAAATGCATTCTGGAGCAAAGAAAACATCGTCTCGATTGAAAGCCAGCGCGAGCAGGCAGATTTGAATCGTCCGATGAGACCAAACGAAATTGCAGCCGCGCCGATTCCTGTTGATGGATTGCGTCTCGAGATTCAGTTTGTCACCGGCCTGATTAAGTCGAGGTCATGCCGGTCGTCATTCCTCGACGAAAGCTTTTTCGGGGAGCCTGGGTGGGACATCTTGCTCGACCTCTATTTGGCCCATCTCAATCAGACTAAATTGACCATAGGTAGTATTGGCATCGATGCAAAAACGCCCCAGACTACGGTGCTGCGCTGGCTTGATCGCCTTGAGAAAAACAACCAGATCGAGCGAATGAGCGATCCATATGACAAACGCCGAATTTACATAGTGCTAAAAGAGGATCTGGCTGATCAAATGCATGCTTGGTGTGCCCACGAGATGATGAAGGCGCTTCGTTGA
- a CDS encoding MarR family winged helix-turn-helix transcriptional regulator codes for MASSNSNGLSGDRKAANDGERVQDTREVALSPEDNPAPLINLSANQADNLRQAEILLELRAARRTVFPEWLFGEPGWNILLVLYSKELRQERVVVSDIQKIVRAPATTSLRWIGSLVKRGYIEEHPDPLDGRRKFLELTGLAMAQLNQFMKIVRESTGF; via the coding sequence GTGGCGTCGAGTAACTCAAATGGGCTAAGTGGGGATCGTAAAGCCGCTAACGACGGCGAAAGAGTGCAGGATACGCGTGAGGTCGCGTTATCTCCAGAAGATAACCCAGCACCATTGATTAACCTGTCGGCCAATCAAGCTGACAATCTTCGCCAAGCAGAAATTTTGCTTGAGCTGCGAGCCGCGCGCAGAACTGTGTTCCCTGAATGGCTATTTGGTGAACCTGGATGGAATATCCTGCTCGTACTGTACTCCAAAGAGCTACGCCAAGAACGCGTCGTCGTGTCTGACATCCAAAAAATCGTGCGAGCGCCGGCAACAACCTCGTTGCGTTGGATCGGTTCGCTTGTCAAACGGGGCTATATCGAAGAACATCCTGATCCGCTAGACGGCCGACGAAAGTTTCTCGAATTAACTGGTCTGGCGATGGCCCAACTGAACCAATTTATGAAGATTGTGAGAGAAAGTACGGGTTTCTGA